From a region of the Capricornis sumatraensis isolate serow.1 chromosome 22, serow.2, whole genome shotgun sequence genome:
- the LOC138097883 gene encoding serpin B6, producing MDALSEGNGTFALTLLKKLGADNSKNVFISPLSLSSALAMVLMGAKGNTAAQMCETLSLSKSSGGGEDIHQGFQKLLSEVNRIGTQYLLRTANRLFGEKTYDFLSSFKDACRVFYQAEMEELDFVSASEESRKRINTWVAEKTGGKIRDLLPANSVNPTTRLVLMNAIYFKGNWDKQFNKEHTEERPFRVSKNVEKPVQMMFKKSTCKISYIGEISTQILVLPYVSQELNMVILLPSESTDVYTVEKALTYEKFVAWMKPDAMDEEEVEVFLPRFTLEETYDMECILQELGMTDAFEEAQADFRGMSTRRDLYLSKVVHKSFVEVTEEGTEAAAATGAVVMMRALSVVPRFCADRPFLFFIQHGKTGAILFCGRFCSP from the exons ATGGATGCGCTGTCAGAGGGAAACGGCACCTTTGCCTTGACCCTTCTGAAAAAGCTGGGTGCGGACAACTCGAAAAATGTGTTTATCTCACCCCTCAGCCTCTCCTCTGCCCTGGCCATGGTCCTCATGGGGGCAAAGGGCAACACCGCAGCCCAGATGTGCGAG ACGCTTTCTCTAAGCAAGAGCAGTGGAGGAGGTGAAGATATCCACCAGGGTTTCCAGAAGCTTCTCAGTGAAGTTAATAGGATCGGCACACAGTACTTGCTCAGAACCGCCAACAGGCTTTTTGGAGAGAAGACTTACGATTTCCTCTCG TCTTTCAAAGATGCCTGCCGCGTGTTCTACCAAGCAGAGATGGAAGAGCTGGACTTTGTCAGCGCTTCGGAGGAGTCGAGGAAGCGCATAAACACCTGGGTAGCTGAAAAGACAGGAG GTAAAATTAGAGACTTGCTCCCTGCAAATTCAGTTAACCCCACAACACGTCTGGTTCTCATGAATGCCATCTACTTCAAAGGAAACTGGGATAAACAGTTTAACAAAGAGCACACTGAGGAAAGGCCATTCAGAGTCAGCAAG AACGTGGAGAAACCTGTGCAAATGATGTTCAAGAAGTCCACCTGTAAAATATCCTACATTGGAGAAATAAGCACCCAGATTCTGGTGCTTCCCTACGTCAGCCAAGAGCTGAACATGGTCATCCTGCTGCCCAGTGAAAGCACTGACGTGTACACG GTGGAGAAGGCCCTGACCTACGAGAAATTCGTCGCGTGGATGAAGCCGGATGCGATGGACGAGGAGGAGGTCGAGGTGTTTCTTCCCCGGTTTACGCTGGAGGAGACTTACGACATGGAGTGTATCCTCCAAGAACTGGGCATGACCGACGCCTTCGAGGAGGCCCAGGCTGACTTCAGAGGGATGTCGACCCGGCGAGACCTGTACCTGTCCAAGGTCGTGCACAAGTCCTTCGTGGAGGTCACCGAGGAGGGCACGGAGGCCGCGGCTGCCACAGGGGCAGTGGTCATGATGCGCGCCCTCAGTGTCGTGCCCCGGTTCTGTGCCGACCGccccttcctcttcttcatccagcatggcaAGACCGGGGCCATCCTGTTCTGCGGCCGCTTCTGCTCGCCGTGA